GCAGGTCAAGCGGCTGTCGGCCGCCGACTTCCCCGTGCCCGTCGAGCCGGTCGAGCGGCTGCGCATCCCCAAGGGATTCAACCCCCGGGCGCCCAAGGACCGCGCCAACCTGGTCGCCACCCTGCACGCCAAGATCGGCGACCGCGACCTCGGCCGCCCGGTGCGCGTGCGCGACCACGAGGCCGACACGGCCGCCCGCGGCGAGACCCCCGGCACCCCGGAGTGGGAGATCGCCGAGCTGCGCCGCAAGCTGCGCGCCCACCCCTGCCACGGCTGCGCCGAGCGCGAGGACCACGCCCGCTGGGCCGAGCGCTACCACAAGCTGCTGCGCGAGACCGACGGGCTGCGGCGGCGCGTGGAGAGCCGCTCGCACGTGATCGCGCGCACCTTCGACCGGGTGTGCGGGGTGCTCGACCAGCTCGGCTACCTGGACGGCGAGACCGTCACCGTCGAGGGCCGCCGCCTGGCCCAGCTCTACACCGAGCTGGACCTGCTCACCGCCGAGTGCCTGCGCGCGGGCATCTGGGAGGAGCTGGCCCCCGCGGAGCTGGCCGCGTGCGTGTCCTCGCTGGTGTTCGAGTCGCGGCAGGCCGACGACGCGCGCCCGCCCAAGATCCCCGCCGGGGCCGCCAAGGAGTCGCTGGCCGCGATGGTCCGCCTCTTCGCCGAGCTGGAGGACATCGAGCGCGACCACGGCCTGTCCTTCGTCCGCGAGCCCGACCTGGGCTTCGCCTGGGCGGCGTTCCGCTGGGCCAAGGGGCACAGCCTCGACGCCGTGCTCACCGACGGCGACATGGCCGCCGGAGACTTCGTGCGCTGGGTCAAGCAGCTCATCGACCTGCTGGACCAGATCGGCAAGGCCGCCGCCAAGGGCGGCAAGGTGCGGCAGAACGCCTCCAAGGCCATCGACTCCCTGCGCCGCGGCGTCGTCGCCTACTCCTCGGTCACCTGACCCTCCCGCGGCCGGGCGGGCGGGGCACGGCGCCGGTCAGGCCACGGTGAAGCGGACCTCCCGGGTCGCCACGTCGGCCCGGGTGAGCCGCGCCTCCACCCGGGCGCCGAGGCGCAGCCCGTCGCCGTCGCACCGGGCGACCACCGCCGGGTCGGCCACCTGCACCAGGCCCCCCGGTCCGTCCTCCGCCACGTCCACCACGACCGCGCCGAAGGTCTGCCCGACCCGGTCGCGCAGCACGAACGCCTCCACCAGGTCCACGCTCGCCCGGTCCGCGGCGGCGGCGCGCCGCCCGCCGCCCGCCATGAGCGCCGGCAGCTCGGCCAGCGCCTCCTGGACCGGCTCGGGCACCGGCACGCCCGCCGCGACCGCCAGGCACACCTCGGTGGCGTACCGGTCGGCCAGGCGGCGCAGCGGCGCGGTGACGTGGGCGTACGGCGCGGCCACCGCGGCGTGCGCGGCGTCCTTCGGCGGCTCGCCGTTGAAGGCGGTGTAGGCGGCGCCGCGCAGCAGCACGGTGGACTCGTGCAGGAACGCGGCGTTGCGGGGCACCGAGGGATCCAGCCCGTGGACGACCTCGCCGAAGGAGGCGGACGCCGGCCACGGCACGCCGAGCGCCTCGGCGATCCTGCGCACCCGGGCGACCGTGTCGGGCGGGGCGGCCGGCAGCGTGCGCAGCACGCCGATCTCGGCGTCGAGCATCATCGACGCCGCCGCCATGCCCGTCATCAGCGAGATCTGCGCGTTCCACGCCTCGGCGGGCAGCGGGCAGCGGAACTCCAGGCGGTAGCCGTCCCCGTTCGGGACCACCTCCTGCTCGGGGGTGGGCAGCGTGATCCCGCCGCGCGCCCGCTCCAGCTCCTGGCGCAGCGCGCCGACCACGGGCAGCAGCCGCAGCGTGCCGTCGGCGGTGCCGGTGTCCACGGCGGCCTGCGCGTAGTCGTAGTCCAGCCGCTCCCTGCTGCGCACCAGCGCCCTGCTCACGTCCGCGCCGACCACGGCGCCGCCGGAGTCCAGGTCCAGGCACCACAGGGCCGCGGGCCGCGTCACGCCCGGCAGCAGGCTGGCCGCGCCCTCCGACAGCACGGGCGGGTGCAGGGGGACGCGCCCGTCCGGCAGGTAGACCGTCTCGCCGCGCCGCCTGGCCTCGGCGTCGATCACCCCGCCCGGCGGCACGAACGCGGCGACGTCGGCGATGGCGTACCACACCCGGTAGCCCTGCCCGCGCTGCTCCAGGCACAGCGCCTGGTCCAGGTCCATGGAGCCCGGCGGGTCGATGGTCAGCAGCGGCAGGTCGGTGCGGTCGGCGGGCTCGGGCGCCCCGTCCGGGCCCCGCCGCGCCCCGGCCCCGGAACGCGCGGTGTACGGGGCCTCGCCGGCGACGCGGCGGGCCTCCTCCAGCACCGGCTCGGGGAACGCGTCCGGGAGCTCCATCTCGGCGCGGATGCGGTCGAGGCCCTCGGCGAGCTTCGGCGCGCCGGACACGTGTATCGCTTTGGGAGGCACATCCGGATTTTAGGGGGAGCGGGCGCGCGGGACGTCAGCGGGCGAGCGCGGCCAGCAGGCGGTTCAGC
The Sphaerisporangium krabiense genome window above contains:
- a CDS encoding RNB domain-containing ribonuclease, with amino-acid sequence MPPKAIHVSGAPKLAEGLDRIRAEMELPDAFPEPVLEEARRVAGEAPYTARSGAGARRGPDGAPEPADRTDLPLLTIDPPGSMDLDQALCLEQRGQGYRVWYAIADVAAFVPPGGVIDAEARRRGETVYLPDGRVPLHPPVLSEGAASLLPGVTRPAALWCLDLDSGGAVVGADVSRALVRSRERLDYDYAQAAVDTGTADGTLRLLPVVGALRQELERARGGITLPTPEQEVVPNGDGYRLEFRCPLPAEAWNAQISLMTGMAAASMMLDAEIGVLRTLPAAPPDTVARVRRIAEALGVPWPASASFGEVVHGLDPSVPRNAAFLHESTVLLRGAAYTAFNGEPPKDAAHAAVAAPYAHVTAPLRRLADRYATEVCLAVAAGVPVPEPVQEALAELPALMAGGGRRAAAADRASVDLVEAFVLRDRVGQTFGAVVVDVAEDGPGGLVQVADPAVVARCDGDGLRLGARVEARLTRADVATREVRFTVA